The Doryrhamphus excisus isolate RoL2022-K1 chromosome 1, RoL_Dexc_1.0, whole genome shotgun sequence genome includes a window with the following:
- the synprb gene encoding synaptoporin b, with protein MCMVIFAPIFAICAFATCGGYYGHLQVKVDCADSRPSNRSIVIDFGYPFRLHQVHFKAPLCDAKRHEILFLDGDYSSAAQFFVTVGVITFLYSLLATVVYVFYQNKYLKNNRGPLVDFVVTVIFSLMWLVSTCFWAKALTDIKTATKPTKVLLLISACSAQENKCTAAQEPFWSRLNASVVFGFINVILWVGNIWFVFKETGWYKMGHRYPTRSSSGKREMRQRLYSESSFEQSFDDAFAARPSRQNSFNQPGGNFGQQAYRPGGFNQSQVSCDLPQTYLGQPVSYDSKGGPQGPMIILNDK; from the exons atgtgtatggTCATATTTGCTCCG atttttgccatttgtgcgTTTGCAACATGTGGAGGCTACTATGGGCACCTCCAGGTTAAAGTGGACTGTGCAGACAGTAGGCCGAGTAACAGGAGCATCGTCATTGATTTTGGCTATCCTTTCAG GCTCCATCAAGTGCATTTCAAGGCCCCATTATGTGATGCAAAGAGGCATGAGATTCTCTTCCTGGATGGCGACTATTCCTCAGCTGCTCAGTTTTTTGTCACCGTGGGCGTGATTACGTTCCTCTACTCCCTCCTGGCGACGGTGGTCTACGTCTTCTACCAGAACAAATACTTAAAGAACAACAGAGGCCCGCTTGTG GACTTTGTGGTGACGGTGATCTTCTCCCTCATGTGGCTCGTCAGCACTTGCTTTTGGGCTAAAGCTCTGACGGACATCAAGACGGCCACGAAGCCCACCAAGGTGCTGCTGCTCATCTCTGCTTGCTCGGCTCAGGAGAACAAATGCACGGCCGCACAGGAGCCTTTCTGGTCTCGTCTCAACGCGTCTGTG GTTTTTGGTTTCATCAATGTCATCCTGTGGGTGGGAAATATTTGGTTTGTCTTCAAAGAGACGGGCTGGTACAAGATGGGCCACAGGTACCCCACCAGGAGCTCCTCTGGCAAACGGGAAATGCGTCAGCGTCTCTACAGCGAGAGCAGCTTTGAGCAAAGTTTTGACGACGCTTTCGCTGCGCGGCCGTCCAGGCAAAACAGCTTCAATCAGCCGGGGGGGAATTTTGGGCAGCAGGCGTACCGACCGGGCGGTTTCAACCAATCCCAAGTCAGCTGTGACCTCCCGCAGACGTACCTGGGCCAGCCAGTCAGTTATGACAGCAAAGGAGGCCCCCAGGGCCCCATGATCATTCTTAATGACAAGTGA
- the LOC131137338 gene encoding green-sensitive opsin-like, whose product MAWDGGFEPNGTEGKNFYIPMSNRTGIVRSPFEYQQYYLVDPIMFKLLAAYMFFLICTGTPINGLTLLVTAQNKKLRQPLNYILVNLAVAGLIMCMFGFTITITSAINGYFIMGATACAVEGFMATLGGEVALWSLVVLAVERYIVVCKPMGSFKFTGTHAGAGVFFTWVMALACAAPPLAGWSRYLPEGMQCSCGPDYYTLAPGFNNESYVIYMFVVHFFIPVFLIFFTYGSLVLTVKAAAAQQQESASTQKAEKEVTRMCVLMVFGFLVAWVPYATFAGWIFMNKGAYFSALTAAIPAFFAKSSALYNPVIYVLMNKQFRNCMLSTIGMGGMVEDESSVSTSKTEVSSVS is encoded by the exons ATGGCTTGGGACGGAGGATTCGAGCCTAACGGCACAGAAGGCAAAAACTTCTACATCCCCATGTCCAACAGGACCGGGATTGTTAGAAGTCCATTTGAATACCAGCAGTACTACTTGGTGGATCCCATAATGTTTAAGCTTCTGGCTGCCTACATGTTCTTCCTGATCTGCACCGGAACCCCCATCAACGGTCTGACGCTGTTGGTGACGGCTCAGAACAAGAAGCTCCGGCAACCTCTCAACTACATCCTGGTCAACTTGGCCGTGGCTGGTCTCATCATGTGCATGTTCGGCTTCACCATTACCATCACGTCTGCTATCAATGGCTACTTCATCATGGGAGCCACCGCATGCGCAGTGGAGGGATTCATGGCCACGCTGGGAG GTGAAGTTGCTCTGTGGTCTTTGGTGGTGCTGGCCGTTGAGAGATACATTGTCGTCTGCAAACCCATGGGAAGCTTCAAGTTCACCGGGACTCACGCCGGAGCCGGAGTCTTCTTCACCTGGGTCATGGCTTTAGCATGTGCCGCACCCCCGCTGGCTGGCTGGTCCAG gtACCTCCCCGAGGGTATGCAGTGCTCCTGCGGACCCGACTACTACACCCTGGCTCCGGGCTTCAACAACGAATCCTACGTCATATACATGTTTGTGGTCCACTTCTTCATTCCCGTCTTTCTGATTTTCTTCACCTACGGCAGCCTCGTGCTGACTGTCAAAGCT GCTGCAGCCCAGCAGCAGGAGTCGGCTTCCACTCAGAAAGCTGAAAAGGAAGTGACACGCATGTGCGTGCTGATGGTCTTTGGCTTCCTGGTGGCTTGGGTGCCATATGCTACCTTTGCCGGATGGATCTTCATGAACAAGGGAGCTTACTTCTCAGCTCTGACCGCTGCCATCCCCGCCTTCTTTGCAAAGAGCTCGGCCCTCTATAACCCTGTCATTTATGTCCTGATGAACAAACAG TTCCGTAACTGCATGCTGAGCACCATTGGAATGGGCGGCATGGTGGAGGATGAGTCCTCAGTTTCCACCAGCAAGACAGAAGTGTCTTCTGTGTCTTAA
- the LOC131129203 gene encoding green-sensitive opsin-like, translating to MWREDKLATAWYIPEGIQVSCGPDYYTLAPGYNNESYVMYMFICHFCVPVFTIFFTYGNLVLTVKAAAAQQQDSVSTQKAEKEVTRMCILMVMGFLVAWTPYASFAAWIFFNKGAAFSASAMAIPAFFSKSSALFNPVIYVLMNKQFRNCMLSTIGMGGMVEDETSVSTSKTEVSSVS from the exons ATGTGGCGGGAAGATAAATTAGCGACTGCTTG GTACATTCCAGAGGGCATCCAGGTGTCCTGTGGACCCGACTACTACACTCTGGCTCCAGGCTACAACAACGAATCATACGTCATGTACATGTTTATTTGCCACTTCTGCGTCCCTGTCTTCACCATCTTCTTCACTTATGGAAACCTGGTGCTGACTGTGAAAGCG GCTGCAGCCCAGCAGCAGGACTCCGTCTCCACCCAAAAGGCTGAGAAGGAAGTGACACGCATGTGCATCCTGATGGTGATGGGCTTCCTGGTGGCTTGGACGCCTTATGCCAGCTTTGCGGCTTGGATCTTCTTCAACAAGGGGGCTGCCTTCTCCGCATCCGCCATGGCCATCCCTGCTTTCTTCTCCAAGAGCTCGGCCCTCTTCAACCCCGTCATCTACGTGCTCATGAacaaacag TTCCGTAACTGCATGCTGAGCACTATCGGCATGGGCGGCATGGTGGAGGATGAGACTTCTGTGTCAACCAGCAAGACAGAGGTGTCCTCTGTGTCTTAA